From a region of the Nonlabens sp. Hel1_33_55 genome:
- a CDS encoding WD40/YVTN/BNR-like repeat-containing protein, translating into MKNYTFLLLLLLPFLGISQKLDLDLVKNMKPRNIGPGGMSGRVTAIDVVESNPDIIYAGTASGGLWKSESGGIKWEPIFDDQVTASIGAVAIQQSNPSVIWAGTGEGNPRNSLNGGYGIFKSLDGGKSWQSMGLEKTRHIHRVVIDPSNPDVVYAAAIGSPWGEHPERGVFKTTDGGKTWNKVLYTNDRSGAADLIMDPSNPNKLIAAMWEHKRDPWFFKSGGEGSGLYITHDGGANWKKMTDKEGIPAGDLGRIGVAISRSNPDIIYALIESKKNALYKSTDGGFNWKMINNKSDIGNRPFYYSEIYVDPINENRVYSVFTYVNVSEDGGKNFEQLMPAYGANNGVHPDHHAWYIHPEDGSFMIDGNDGGLNITRDRGESWRFIGNLPVAQFYHINVDMDIPYNVYGGMQDNGSWRGPAYTWRDQGIRNSYWQEISFGDGFDVVPDPDNSRYGYSMSQQGFVSRYDWETGNNYSVRPTHPDPEVDLRFNWNAAINIDPFDSSTLYFGSQFVHKSTDKGLTWTVISPDLTTNDPEKQKQGESGGLTLDATGAENHTTILVIEPSAAERNVIYAGSDDGRVHVTKDGGGSWTDISKGLKGLPEGSWIAQIKASTSKKGHALLVANDYRRFNYEPYAYRTTNYGKSWDRIVDADDVESYTLSIIEAPDQNELMFLGTDDGLYVSIDAGDNWVKYTNGFPTVSVKDLVIHPREQDLVIGTFGRAAWVLDDIRPLKDIASAKAKYNQPVKLFEPPIAYQARYQQPTGSRFGGDAIYQGENRDSSGSFKYYFDKELSKQVDSTARDSMKLKIYDGSRLIRTLESKVPKETGIHEWNWRLREKGTNYPSRRVNEREGESGGVDVLPGTYKAVLEYGDIQSETMITVEDDPRVDELTVADRKAKYDAMKKVEALSDEIYQITQKLAENKKTADAFNAMLKEKDKKAYEEQIKTTDSIIKSIEKEQAKYFGAIDDRQGITRNPDVTVLQRLGSARSYIDSRQGPQTATETQLYQQAQQAANKTMTETQQWLDNEWETYKAEMKKVQINLWE; encoded by the coding sequence ATGAAGAATTATACCTTTTTACTACTGCTATTATTGCCATTTCTGGGCATTTCACAAAAGCTGGATCTTGATCTGGTGAAAAATATGAAACCTAGAAACATAGGGCCTGGCGGCATGTCGGGACGTGTGACAGCGATCGATGTGGTAGAAAGCAATCCAGACATTATTTATGCCGGTACAGCGAGTGGCGGTTTATGGAAATCTGAAAGTGGCGGTATCAAATGGGAACCCATTTTTGACGATCAGGTAACGGCATCCATAGGTGCAGTTGCTATCCAGCAATCCAATCCCAGCGTGATCTGGGCAGGAACTGGTGAAGGGAACCCGCGTAATTCCTTGAATGGTGGTTATGGGATTTTCAAATCACTCGATGGCGGTAAATCCTGGCAATCGATGGGTCTGGAGAAAACCCGACACATTCACAGAGTGGTGATTGATCCCTCAAATCCAGACGTCGTATATGCCGCAGCGATAGGTTCGCCATGGGGCGAGCACCCAGAACGTGGTGTTTTCAAAACTACTGATGGAGGTAAAACTTGGAACAAAGTTTTGTACACAAACGATAGATCTGGCGCAGCTGACCTTATCATGGATCCTTCCAACCCCAATAAGCTGATTGCAGCCATGTGGGAACATAAACGTGATCCATGGTTCTTTAAATCTGGTGGTGAAGGCTCTGGCTTGTACATCACTCACGATGGCGGTGCCAATTGGAAAAAAATGACTGATAAAGAAGGTATTCCTGCTGGAGATTTAGGTCGTATAGGTGTGGCCATTTCCCGCAGCAATCCAGATATTATCTATGCGCTTATAGAATCCAAAAAGAATGCCCTCTATAAAAGCACAGATGGCGGATTCAATTGGAAAATGATTAACAATAAAAGCGATATAGGTAATCGACCATTCTATTATTCAGAGATTTATGTGGATCCCATCAATGAAAATCGAGTCTATTCTGTATTTACTTATGTGAATGTTTCAGAAGATGGTGGTAAAAACTTTGAACAGTTGATGCCTGCTTATGGCGCTAATAATGGAGTGCATCCAGATCATCATGCGTGGTACATCCATCCAGAAGATGGATCCTTTATGATCGATGGAAATGATGGTGGTTTGAACATTACTAGAGATCGCGGTGAATCCTGGAGGTTTATAGGTAATCTACCAGTTGCCCAGTTCTACCACATTAATGTAGACATGGATATACCCTACAACGTTTATGGTGGTATGCAAGATAATGGTAGCTGGCGAGGTCCAGCATACACTTGGCGTGACCAGGGCATTAGAAATAGCTACTGGCAAGAAATTAGTTTTGGCGATGGATTTGATGTAGTTCCAGATCCTGATAACAGCCGTTATGGATATTCTATGAGTCAGCAGGGATTTGTAAGTAGATATGACTGGGAAACTGGTAACAACTATAGCGTGCGTCCTACACATCCAGATCCAGAAGTGGACCTAAGATTCAACTGGAACGCAGCTATTAATATCGATCCCTTTGATAGCAGCACGTTATATTTTGGAAGCCAGTTTGTCCATAAATCAACAGACAAAGGTTTAACATGGACTGTGATTAGTCCTGATCTAACCACAAACGATCCCGAAAAGCAAAAACAAGGAGAATCTGGAGGACTCACTCTAGACGCTACCGGTGCAGAAAATCACACCACTATTCTTGTCATTGAACCTAGCGCTGCAGAGCGCAACGTGATCTATGCAGGATCTGACGACGGTCGCGTTCACGTCACAAAAGACGGTGGCGGTAGCTGGACAGACATTAGCAAAGGATTGAAGGGTTTACCTGAAGGTAGCTGGATAGCACAGATCAAAGCGTCCACTTCTAAGAAAGGGCACGCACTACTGGTTGCTAACGATTACCGCAGGTTCAATTATGAGCCATACGCCTATCGCACCACCAATTATGGGAAAAGCTGGGATCGTATTGTCGATGCAGACGATGTAGAAAGCTATACGTTGAGCATCATTGAAGCTCCAGATCAAAACGAACTCATGTTTTTGGGAACTGATGATGGACTTTATGTTTCCATTGATGCCGGTGATAATTGGGTGAAATATACTAATGGATTCCCGACGGTTTCCGTCAAGGATTTGGTGATCCATCCGCGTGAGCAGGATCTTGTTATAGGAACTTTTGGACGTGCCGCATGGGTATTAGATGATATCAGGCCTTTGAAAGATATCGCTTCCGCGAAAGCGAAATACAATCAACCCGTTAAACTATTTGAGCCGCCCATCGCCTACCAGGCAAGATATCAACAACCTACAGGAAGCCGCTTTGGAGGTGATGCGATCTATCAAGGAGAAAACCGTGACAGTTCTGGATCGTTCAAATACTATTTTGACAAAGAACTTTCAAAACAAGTGGATAGTACCGCTAGAGATTCCATGAAACTGAAGATTTATGATGGCTCGAGATTGATACGCACCTTAGAATCAAAGGTTCCAAAAGAAACGGGAATCCATGAATGGAACTGGAGATTGCGTGAGAAAGGAACCAACTATCCATCACGCAGAGTCAATGAGCGAGAAGGAGAATCTGGTGGTGTAGATGTGTTGCCTGGAACTTACAAGGCAGTGCTGGAATACGGCGATATCCAGAGTGAAACGATGATCACCGTAGAAGATGACCCACGAGTAGATGAATTGACAGTGGCAGATCGCAAGGCGAAATATGACGCCATGAAAAAGGTAGAAGCTTTGAGTGATGAAATCTATCAAATCACACAAAAGCTCGCAGAAAATAAAAAGACTGCAGATGCCTTTAATGCCATGCTCAAGGAAAAAGATAAAAAAGCCTACGAGGAGCAAATCAAGACTACAGATTCTATCATCAAATCCATTGAGAAGGAACAGGCAAAATACTTTGGAGCCATTGATGATCGCCAGGGCATCACCCGTAATCCTGATGTTACCGTCCTGCAGCGATTGGGAAGTGCCCGCAGTTACATTGACAGCCGTCAAGGTCCTCAAACTGCTACAGAGACCCAATTATATCAACAGGCACAACAGGCAGCAAACAAAACCATGACCGAAACCCAGCAATGGCTGGACAATGAATGGGAAACCTACAAGGCCGAAATGAAAAAGGTACAGATCAATCTCTGGGAATAG
- a CDS encoding bifunctional alpha/beta hydrolase/OsmC family protein, translated as MKINKITFQNADGKDLSGRIELPVDQKPHNFAIFAHCFTCSKNFTATRNITRALTGAGFGVLRFDFTGLGDSEGDFGDTNFSGNVEDLLAAVEYLRVNHQAPTLAIGHSLGGAAVIFASAKAESIKAIVTIGTPSDTKHVKHLFGDQIEAIIENGEAVVELSGRPFKIKEQFLRDVDEQMLTQTLKKLRKPILFCHSPQDDTVSINHAEKLYQAAMHPKSFISLDGANHLLTDKEDSLYAGNVIAGWASRYLEILTEDPVKSNFEVAASLDARSGFTTQIKAGNHYFTADEPISYNGNDYGPTPYDLLSSGLAACTVMTIQMYSKRKKWNVENVECHVTYNKQHSEDCENCENDSAKIDTFTRHIKFPDDLEESQIKKLLQIADKCPVHKTLHSETQVLTKLL; from the coding sequence ATGAAAATCAACAAAATTACCTTTCAGAATGCTGACGGTAAGGACTTGAGTGGAAGGATTGAATTACCGGTAGATCAAAAGCCGCATAACTTTGCCATTTTTGCGCACTGTTTTACCTGTAGTAAAAACTTTACCGCGACTCGCAATATTACGCGAGCCTTGACTGGTGCTGGTTTTGGTGTTTTGAGATTTGATTTTACAGGATTGGGAGATTCTGAAGGTGATTTTGGCGATACCAATTTTTCTGGAAATGTGGAAGATCTGCTCGCTGCCGTTGAATACCTAAGGGTCAATCATCAAGCTCCTACTCTAGCGATAGGTCATTCTTTAGGTGGTGCTGCAGTTATTTTCGCTTCCGCGAAAGCGGAATCGATAAAAGCTATAGTAACTATTGGGACACCTAGCGATACTAAGCATGTGAAACATCTCTTTGGCGATCAGATTGAAGCTATTATTGAAAACGGTGAAGCGGTCGTGGAATTAAGCGGTAGACCTTTTAAGATCAAGGAGCAGTTCTTGCGTGATGTTGACGAGCAAATGTTGACGCAGACTCTTAAAAAATTGCGCAAGCCTATACTCTTTTGTCACTCGCCACAAGACGATACCGTGAGCATCAATCACGCAGAAAAGTTATATCAAGCTGCTATGCATCCCAAAAGTTTTATAAGTCTGGATGGAGCTAACCACTTGCTTACTGACAAAGAAGATAGTTTATATGCAGGTAATGTTATCGCGGGCTGGGCGAGCCGTTATTTGGAAATCCTGACAGAAGACCCTGTAAAATCGAACTTTGAGGTAGCCGCAAGTCTTGATGCTAGAAGCGGTTTCACTACTCAGATCAAAGCTGGAAATCATTATTTTACCGCAGACGAGCCTATATCGTATAATGGTAATGACTACGGTCCAACTCCGTACGATTTATTATCCAGTGGTCTAGCGGCTTGTACGGTCATGACCATACAGATGTATTCAAAACGGAAAAAATGGAACGTCGAGAATGTAGAATGTCATGTTACGTATAATAAACAACACAGTGAAGATTGTGAAAACTGTGAAAATGATAGCGCCAAGATTGACACGTTCACCAGACACATCAAATTTCCAGATGATCTAGAAGAATCGCAAATAAAAAAACTGTTACAAATAGCAGATAAATGTCCCGTTCACAAAACGCTACATTCTGAAACGCAGGTGCTTACTAAATTGTTATGA
- a CDS encoding DUF1905 domain-containing protein, producing the protein MIFTFETSVGHNGWIGTLIIPDDIAEQLEISKIKRVVAEVSKADNEVTLYAGVIKRKGIKYLMLSKANRKALNLEDGDTVKVSMSEDTSKYQAPMTEELEAVLLSDYEAYQIFENLLPGKQRNIIFMIYRINDSQKRVDVALNAMENLKMGNLNPMKFEKILPS; encoded by the coding sequence ATGATCTTTACTTTCGAAACGTCTGTTGGTCACAATGGCTGGATAGGAACGTTAATAATTCCAGACGACATCGCTGAGCAGCTCGAAATCTCAAAAATCAAAAGAGTCGTTGCCGAAGTTTCAAAAGCCGATAATGAGGTAACACTATATGCAGGCGTCATCAAAAGAAAGGGAATCAAATATTTAATGCTTTCAAAAGCTAATCGCAAAGCTCTTAATTTGGAAGATGGCGATACGGTAAAAGTTTCCATGAGTGAAGACACCAGCAAATATCAAGCTCCAATGACCGAAGAACTTGAAGCGGTATTGCTGAGCGATTATGAAGCTTACCAAATCTTTGAAAACCTGCTTCCTGGCAAGCAGCGTAATATCATATTCATGATCTATAGAATCAATGACTCTCAAAAAAGAGTTGATGTAGCACTCAACGCCATGGAAAACCTGAAGATGGGTAATCTAAATCCCATGAAGTTTGAGAAGATATTACCTTCGTAA
- a CDS encoding superoxide dismutase family protein has protein sequence MKKLNLAIMIMALIFTVSCKEKENDTMVDDMEMEEVDGSDMDMDGDSMNSDDMDSMNSNSGDKMSIVVPMGSKSESGVTGSIRFVEENGTVTMTANLKGLSEGTHAIHIHENGNCDSRDGSSAGGHWNPTSDEHGDWGDGSYHMGDIGNLETDSEGITIKEFSTDQWCLDCDDDSKNIVGKSVIVHAKADDFTSQPSGAAGARVACGVIE, from the coding sequence ATGAAAAAATTAAACTTAGCCATTATGATTATGGCATTAATCTTTACAGTTTCCTGTAAGGAAAAAGAGAATGATACCATGGTAGATGATATGGAAATGGAAGAAGTAGATGGATCTGACATGGATATGGATGGAGATTCTATGAATAGTGATGATATGGACTCTATGAATAGCAATTCAGGCGATAAAATGTCTATAGTTGTACCAATGGGATCAAAAAGTGAAAGTGGCGTTACGGGTTCCATTCGTTTTGTTGAAGAAAACGGAACAGTTACAATGACTGCCAACTTAAAAGGTTTATCAGAAGGTACACATGCCATTCACATTCATGAAAATGGAAATTGTGATTCCAGAGATGGATCTAGCGCAGGTGGTCACTGGAATCCAACATCAGATGAACACGGTGATTGGGGTGATGGAAGCTATCACATGGGTGACATAGGAAATTTAGAAACAGACAGTGAAGGTATAACCATTAAGGAGTTCTCTACAGACCAATGGTGTCTAGATTGTGATGACGACTCTAAAAATATCGTTGGTAAATCTGTAATAGTTCACGCTAAGGCAGATGATTTTACAAGTCAACCTAGCGGTGCTGCTGGTGCAAGAGTAGCTTGCGGTGTGATTGAATAG